A DNA window from Salvelinus sp. IW2-2015 linkage group LG4q.1:29, ASM291031v2, whole genome shotgun sequence contains the following coding sequences:
- the LOC111962216 gene encoding aldo-keto reductase family 1 member D1, whose protein sequence is MNLTAEKHSVPLSDGNRIPLFGLGTYGDPRTTPRGTALNSVKHAIDVGYRHFDGALVYFNEHEVGQAIRDKIEDGTVKREDIFYCGKLWNTFHPPELVRPALERTLKALKLDYVDLYIIEMPTAFKPGVEFYPKYEDGRYIYHETDLCATWEALEACKDAGLVKSLGVSNFNRRQLELLLRKPGLKHRPVSNQVECHPYFTQPKLLEYCRQNNIVIVGYSPLGTSRDASWVNLKCPPLLEDEVLVSIAKKYRKNSAQVALRFNVQRGVVVIPKSFSAHRIKDNFQIFDFSLTEDEMKAIEGLNKDIRFVELLMWSDHPEYPFLDEY, encoded by the exons ATGAACTTGACTGCTGAGAAACACAGTGTTCCCCTCAGTGATGGGAACCGGATTCCCCTATTTGGACTGGGGACTTATGGAGACCCACGAACG ACACCCAGAGGCACAGCGTTAAACAGTGTGAAGCATGCAATAGATGTGGGGTACAGACACTTTGATGGGGCTTTGGTGTATTTCAATGAGCACGAAGTAGGCCAAGCCATAAGAGATAAAATTGAGGATGGAACCGTCAAAAGAGAAGACATCTTTTACTGTGGAAAG CTATGGAACACCTTCCACCCCCCAGAGCTCGTCAGGCCTGCCTTAGAGAGGACACTGAAGGCCCTGAAACTGGACTATGTGGATCTATACATCATCGAGATGCCCACTGCATTCAAG CCTGGTGTAGAGTTTTATCCTAAATATGAGGATGGGCGGTATATTTACCATGAGACAGACCTATGTGCAACATGGGAG GCTTTAGAGGCCTGCAAAGATGCAGGGCTGGTCAAATCTCTGGGAGTCTCCAACTTCAACAGGAGACAGCTGGAGCTTCTACTGAGAAAGCCTGGCCTCAAACACAGACCTGTGTCCAACCAG GTCGAGTGCCATCCATACTTCACTCAGCCCAAGCTGCTTGAGTACTGCCGTCAGAATAACATTGTGATCGTAGGCTACAGCCCCTTAGGCACTTCAAGGGACGCCTCCTGGGTGAACCTGAAATGCCCTCCTTTGTTGGAGGATGAGGTCCTGGTCTCCATAGCAAAGAAGTACAGAAAGAACAGTGCTCAGGTGGCCCTGCGATTCAATGTCCAGAGAGGAGTGGTGGTCATCCCCAAAAGCTTCAGCGCTCACAGGATCAAGGACAACTTTCAG ATATTTGACTTTTCACTCACTGAGGATGAAATGAAAGCAATTGAAGGACTGAACAAAGACATCCGTTTTGTGGAGCTTTTAAT GTGGAGTGACCATCCTGAATACCCATTTCTAGATGAATATTAA